One window of Papaver somniferum cultivar HN1 chromosome 9, ASM357369v1, whole genome shotgun sequence genomic DNA carries:
- the LOC113311865 gene encoding heat shock 70 kDa protein cognate 4-like — MIGDAANDQAAVNPTTLSFYSKSITRAGIHSFQPTKFHPWFSLRCEKLLEFILVQVLGTWLLVSLLTLLPRQATGDAGTIAGLNAITLSINKGNFEVKATAGDTHIGGEDLITGCLITLPKSSKGSIRTSCENAKRNLSSTTLANVEVDALHDGIDFPASITCAKSEHLNLDLLVSVWILRMGKTTFHDAILVRGSTRIPKVQSISGASFGVSQTKVPRWLR; from the exons ATGATTGGTGATGCTGCTAACGATCAAGCTGCCGTGAATCCTACAACACTGTCTTTC TATTCAAAGTCAATTACAAGGGCAGGGATACACAGTTTTCAACCGACGAAATTTCATCCATGGTTCTCATTAAGATGCGAGAAACTGCTGGAGTTTATCTTGGTTCAAGTGTTAGGGACGTGGTTATTAGTGTCCCTGCTTACGTTACTACCGCGTCAAGCTACTGGGGATGCTGGAACCATCGCTGGCCTTAATGCAAT TACTCTTAGCATTAACAAGGGCAACTTTGAAGTCAAGGCTACTGCTGGAGATACCCATATCGGAGGAGAGGATTTGATAACAGGATGCTTAATCACTTTGCCGAAGAGTTCAAAAGGAAGCATAAGAACATCATGTGAGAATGCAAAGAGGAACCTCTCATCTACTACCCTGGCAAACGTTGAAGTTGATGCTTTACATGATGGAATTGATTTTCCCGCATCCATTACTTGTGCGAAATCTGAACACTTGAACTTGGATTTGCTCGTAAGTGTATGGATCCTTAGGATGGGTAAGACCACGTTTCACGATGCCATCCTTGTTAGAGGGTCCACTAGAATTCCCAAGGTTCAATCAATATCTGGTGCCAGTTTTGGTGTATCCCAAACGAAAGTTCCAAGATGGTTGAGAtag
- the LOC113313205 gene encoding malate dehydrogenase-like isoform X1, translating to MAKDPVRVLVTGAAGQIGYALVPMIARGVMLGADQPVILHMLDIPPAAEALNGVKMELVDAAFPLLKGVVATTDVVEACKGVNIAVMVGGFPRKEGMERKDVMSKNVSIYKSQASSLEAHAAANCKVLVVANPANTNALILKEFAPSIPEKNISCLTRLDHNRALGQVSERLSVQVSDVKNVIIWGNHSSTQYPDVTHATVKTSAGDKAAKELVADDAWLNGEFISTVQQRGAAIIKARKFSSALSAASSACDHIRDWVVGTPEGTWVSMGVYSDGSYDVPAGLIYSFPVTCKNGEWSIVQGLSIDDFSRNKLVKTAEELSEEKALAYSCLV from the exons ATGGCCAAAGATCCAGTTCGTGTTCTTGTTACTGGTGCTGCAG GACAAATTGGGTACGCTCTCGTACCAATGATTGCTAGGGGAGTGATGTTGGGTGCTGATCAGCCTGTTATCTTGCATATGCTTGACATTCCACCAGCAGCAGAAGCTTTGAATGGAGTTAAAATGGAGCTGGTTGATGCTGCTTTTCCTCTTCTTAAAG GTGTTGTTGCTACAACTGATGTCGTAGAGGCATGCAAGGGGGTCAACATTGCAGTCATGGTTGGTGGGTTCCCAAGGAAAGAAGGAATGGAGAGAAAAGATGTGATGTCCAAAAATGTCTCCATTTACAAGTCCCAAGCATCTTCCCTAGAAGCCCATGCAGCTGCTAACTGCAAG GTCCTAGTTGTTGCAAACCCTGCAAACACCAATGCGCTGATCCTTAAGGAGTTTGCTCCATCCATCCCTGAGAAAAACATCAGTTGCCTTACCCGTTTAGATCACAACAGGGCCCTTGGTCAAGTCTCAGAGAGATTGAGTGTCCAAGTCAGTGATGTTAAGAATGTCATCATTTGGGGAAACCACTCTTCAACTCAGTATCCTGATGTTACCCATGCAACTGTCAAAACATCTGCTGGAGATAAGGCTGCTAAGGAGCTTGTTGCTGATGATGCATG GTTGAATGGAGAATTTATCAGCACTGTTCAACAACGCGGTGCTGCAATTATCAAAGCAAGAAAGTTCTCAAGTGCCTTGTCTGCTGCAAGTTCTGCTTGTGATCACATTCGTGATTGGGTTGTTGGAACTCCAGAG GGCACTTGGGTTTCTATGGGAGTGTACTCTGACGGGTCATACGATGTACCTGCTGGGCTCATCTATTCATTCCCCGTGACCTGCAAAAATGGGGAATGGTCAATTGTACAAG GACTTTCAATTGATGACTTTTCAAGGAACAAATTGGTGAAAACAGCTGAGGAACTCAGTGAGGAAAAGGCTCTGGCGTACTCATGCCTCGTCTAA
- the LOC113313205 gene encoding malate dehydrogenase-like isoform X2, producing MIARGVMLGADQPVILHMLDIPPAAEALNGVKMELVDAAFPLLKGVVATTDVVEACKGVNIAVMVGGFPRKEGMERKDVMSKNVSIYKSQASSLEAHAAANCKVLVVANPANTNALILKEFAPSIPEKNISCLTRLDHNRALGQVSERLSVQVSDVKNVIIWGNHSSTQYPDVTHATVKTSAGDKAAKELVADDAWLNGEFISTVQQRGAAIIKARKFSSALSAASSACDHIRDWVVGTPEGTWVSMGVYSDGSYDVPAGLIYSFPVTCKNGEWSIVQGLSIDDFSRNKLVKTAEELSEEKALAYSCLV from the exons ATGATTGCTAGGGGAGTGATGTTGGGTGCTGATCAGCCTGTTATCTTGCATATGCTTGACATTCCACCAGCAGCAGAAGCTTTGAATGGAGTTAAAATGGAGCTGGTTGATGCTGCTTTTCCTCTTCTTAAAG GTGTTGTTGCTACAACTGATGTCGTAGAGGCATGCAAGGGGGTCAACATTGCAGTCATGGTTGGTGGGTTCCCAAGGAAAGAAGGAATGGAGAGAAAAGATGTGATGTCCAAAAATGTCTCCATTTACAAGTCCCAAGCATCTTCCCTAGAAGCCCATGCAGCTGCTAACTGCAAG GTCCTAGTTGTTGCAAACCCTGCAAACACCAATGCGCTGATCCTTAAGGAGTTTGCTCCATCCATCCCTGAGAAAAACATCAGTTGCCTTACCCGTTTAGATCACAACAGGGCCCTTGGTCAAGTCTCAGAGAGATTGAGTGTCCAAGTCAGTGATGTTAAGAATGTCATCATTTGGGGAAACCACTCTTCAACTCAGTATCCTGATGTTACCCATGCAACTGTCAAAACATCTGCTGGAGATAAGGCTGCTAAGGAGCTTGTTGCTGATGATGCATG GTTGAATGGAGAATTTATCAGCACTGTTCAACAACGCGGTGCTGCAATTATCAAAGCAAGAAAGTTCTCAAGTGCCTTGTCTGCTGCAAGTTCTGCTTGTGATCACATTCGTGATTGGGTTGTTGGAACTCCAGAG GGCACTTGGGTTTCTATGGGAGTGTACTCTGACGGGTCATACGATGTACCTGCTGGGCTCATCTATTCATTCCCCGTGACCTGCAAAAATGGGGAATGGTCAATTGTACAAG GACTTTCAATTGATGACTTTTCAAGGAACAAATTGGTGAAAACAGCTGAGGAACTCAGTGAGGAAAAGGCTCTGGCGTACTCATGCCTCGTCTAA